The Chloroflexota bacterium DNA segment GTCTTTGACCTGTACCATGGGGCGTCCTCCTTTCTAAGATATCTTTTTCTCTATATCTCTAGAAGGATACGCCCCCCTCTTTTTACACACAATATGTTACGCTACCTTGGATCACGCCTTCGTATTTCCGAAAAAAAGAGAAGAATTTGTGACAATCGCCATCATCTTTTGCAGAGGGAAAGGATTGAACAGCTTCTTTTGGAGCACCGCCGATTGAAGCGGGAAAAAGGCTCTTACTGTCTTGGCACAGGGATTCGCCTGTGAGTGCCGTCTGACATGGGAAATGTTGAAGATCTAGCTCCTATACACTGACCTGGTGATAGATGGAATACATAGCAGAGATCATGGATACGGCAATGAAACCAACTACTACAGCGACGGCTATGATCAAAGCTGGCTGGATAAACCCTATTGCGGCGGTGGTTCTTTCATCAGCCTCGATTTCGTAGCTCTGGGCGACGGTATTAAGACTGTTGTCGAGGTTGCCAGTTTCCTCACCAACCCCAACCATCTGCACCATTAAAGGCAAAAATAGCGGCCTCTTGCCCATAGGTTTGGATAAGCCTTCACCCTGGATCAAGTCCCGCTGGACCCCCGTGAGAGCCTCTGCCATGACCGTGTTGCTGGTGCCGCGGATGGCCAGGGCCATGATTTCGGGTAAGGGCAAGCCGACCTTGAAAAGCAGTGCCATGGTGCGGCAACAGCAGCTTAGCTCAGTCAGCAGATTGATTCGCCCCACTATAGGTAGGGTGAGTAACAATCTATGCCAGCGGTATTTCCCGGCTGGCGTTCTGGTATAGGCGTAAGCCAGGCCAGCCATAACCAGTATACCCAGCAGGACATAAAGCCCCCAGTCGGTAGCCCACTTAGACACAGTAATAACGATCCTTGTTTGCAGAGGCAATTTGGCGTCAAAGGATTCGTAGAGGTCTTTGAATTTGGGCAAGACATAGCTAACCAGCACGGCTACCACCCCGACAGCGACGACGGCCAGCATAGCGGGGTAAGCCATAGCACGCCTGATCTTTTGTTCGGTGACAGTTGCCTTCTCCAGGTGGTCTGCCATTTGGCGTAGCACTACTTCCAGATTGCCGGCTTGCTCGCCGGCCGCGATGGTGCGATGGTATACTTCAGGGAAGGTGCGAGGATGTCTGCTCATAGCAGTGGACAGCGAGGTACCAGCGCGAATATCAGAGGTTACGGCGCCGATCGTCTTCCTAAAAGCCCGATTGGCTATCTGGCTTTGTATTAGCTCCAGGGCGTTGACTATATCAGTGCCAGATTCAAGGAGTAAGGCTAGCTCTCGCGAAAACAAGACTATCTCTTTGGTCTTTACCCTGGCGAAGCGAGCCAGCAGTTTCTCATTGCTGAAAAAAGGAACT contains these protein-coding regions:
- a CDS encoding type II secretion system F family protein; amino-acid sequence: MGYQYIAYTADRRVVKGKLSAPTEEAAANLLSYGGYHVVSLKVIVPFFSNEKLLARFARVKTKEIVLFSRELALLLESGTDIVNALELIQSQIANRAFRKTIGAVTSDIRAGTSLSTAMSRHPRTFPEVYHRTIAAGEQAGNLEVVLRQMADHLEKATVTEQKIRRAMAYPAMLAVVAVGVVAVLVSYVLPKFKDLYESFDAKLPLQTRIVITVSKWATDWGLYVLLGILVMAGLAYAYTRTPAGKYRWHRLLLTLPIVGRINLLTELSCCCRTMALLFKVGLPLPEIMALAIRGTSNTVMAEALTGVQRDLIQGEGLSKPMGKRPLFLPLMVQMVGVGEETGNLDNSLNTVAQSYEIEADERTTAAIGFIQPALIIAVAVVVGFIAVSMISAMYSIYHQVSV